The nucleotide window ACTTCCTGCTGAATCCGTCTGTCCGGCTCAGCCCAGGAACTCGACGTGTTGGTTTTCCCAGTCTCGACGTTTGATAATGGATTCTCGGCCCTTCTCGGACATCTCGTAGAAATTCGTTCGACGGTCGTGTTGGCCCTTGTTGACGTAACCCTCTTCTACGAGCGCGTCGAGGTTCGGGTACAGCCGACCGTGATTCACCTCCCCTACGTCTTTGCTGATCATCTCTTTGACCTCTTGGCCGGATGGCCGTTCGGAACCGGCGATGACGTACAGTAGGTCGCGCTGGAAGCCAGTCAATTCGAACATATAGTCTCGAATCTAAGTATCGCCGCCATCCGGTATTGTTAGCCACCTCTATACTGAATATTTGTCTTCCTTATTACCGAATTTACGAGTTTTATCGTGATTTTCGCTAAAGACTTTTGTTGGAACTGCTTCGGTGAGTAATCATCACCAGTATCGAGATAAATTCGGGCATCTGACTGTCCGCCGGGTATCGAAAATTCTGTGAACGTGAGCTTAAATCTCGCGGGTAAGTAGTTCAAAGCCTCTTGGAAACGTCACGATAACAAAGGTTGTCTGTGGTGTACTACGGCGTAACCGGAGCTGGTCCACTCGCGTGACGTGCGCATGACCGCCCGCACACGACGATGACAACACTATCAAAAGACGAGTTATTTCGCATCCTCAGCAACTCCCGGCGGAGGCAAATACTCTATTTCCTCCACCGTGCGGGTGAACCGCTCTCGTTGAAAGAACTCGCTGCGATGGTTGCAGCGAGAGAAAACGAGACCGCAGTCGAAGACGTGACCGACGAGGAGCGCCAGCGAGTGTACATCTCGTTATACCAGACGCATCTTCCAAAACTCGAAACTGCCGAGTTAATCGACTACGACGAAGAAGAACGAACCGTCGAACTCGTCGCGAGCGTCGCAAAACAGGGGTTTTTCTGGATGCAACCTGAGTCCCGCTATCCGTGGAACCGCTACTACGCCATTCTCGGTGTGCTTGGGTGGGTGCTGATTCTCGGTTTCTGGGCTGGCATCCCGGGGTTCGCGCTTCTTTCGTGGAGTCTTATCGCGGTGCTCGTCTCGACCGTGCTGTTACTTATGGTCCTTGTTCAGTATCTGTTGGAAGAACGAGCTGGGATGACGTCTGGCGCATTCGAAACTCTGGTTGAGTGACATTTTATTTTGACCGATTGAGAAGATAGACATGGAGACCGCACATTCTCATATAATGACAATCAAATATCAACACAACTATCTGGGGACTGTTCAATATTATAACAACTCTCCCCTGACAGAGCGGTAAGATAGTCGTAACTGATGTATTTCGCCGTTTTGAAGCTCGTAGCCATTCTCTCGGAAAATGTTGAATTTCAGCACCAGTGCTGATTGTTACGGCTTGTTTACTCGCAGAATTTGCAGCCTACTCCCCGGACAAATCAGTGTGTGAGATTGTCAAACAAGTATATATCCCTGTTTAACCTA belongs to Haloferax mediterranei ATCC 33500 and includes:
- a CDS encoding PadR family transcriptional regulator; amino-acid sequence: MFELTGFQRDLLYVIAGSERPSGQEVKEMISKDVGEVNHGRLYPNLDALVEEGYVNKGQHDRRTNFYEMSEKGRESIIKRRDWENQHVEFLG
- a CDS encoding DUF7344 domain-containing protein; protein product: MTTLSKDELFRILSNSRRRQILYFLHRAGEPLSLKELAAMVAARENETAVEDVTDEERQRVYISLYQTHLPKLETAELIDYDEEERTVELVASVAKQGFFWMQPESRYPWNRYYAILGVLGWVLILGFWAGIPGFALLSWSLIAVLVSTVLLLMVLVQYLLEERAGMTSGAFETLVE